TTAACTTTAATATTTTTTTCCGGAACATTGGTAAAAAAATATATAAAGGGTATTGATAATTTTTTGGTCGCCGGCAGATCGATGGGTTTTCATCTTGGTCTTCTATCACTAATGTGTACTGAAATTGGAATGATAACTTATATTTATTATGCTGAACTTGGATACAAAGCCGGATTGGCGGCATTGATTGTTGCGTTCCCGCCCGTAGCGGCATATATATTTTTAGGTAAAACCGGATTTATAATTAAACCTCTTTTGGAAATGAAGATTAATACAATACCTGAATTTTTCTCAAGAAAATTTTCAAAGGGTGTACGTTTTTTAATTGGTGTAATTATGGCAATAGGTGGAATATTAAATTTTGGAGTGTTTCCGGGAGTTGAAGCAAATTTTATAAACACAGTTACGGGAATTCCTAAAGATTATCTTCTGATTACAATGGTAGCAATGTTGACATTAGTTTTAATTTATACAGCTGCGGGCGGTATGGTTTCGGTAATTGTTACAAATTATATACAATACATTTTACTAAGTTTTGGAATGATTTTCATTACTGTTTATGGCATATTTTACATCGGCTGGGAAAATATAGTTAATGCCGCTTCCGTAAATTTGGGCGAAACAGGAATCAATCCCTTTTCTCCAACAATCTTTAAAAGTAATTTTGGTTTCGGGTTTATTGTTTGGCAGACATTATTTTGGATTGCGCTTTTGGTAGGCTGGCAGGCAATTTCAATGAGATTGTTTTCTTCAAAAGATACTGCAACCGGTCAAAAAATTTATACTTGGTCGGGCTTAATGTTTTTATCGCGCGGAATAATGCCTATTCTATGGGGAGTAATGGCAATTGCAGTTGTAGGCACAGGTATTAACTCTCTAGATGCTTTACCGCAATTATTGTTAAAAATCATTCCA
This DNA window, taken from Ignavibacteriota bacterium, encodes the following:
- a CDS encoding sodium:solute symporter family protein, whose translation is MNLSVFDLIFIIAYLTLIFFSGTLVKKYIKGIDNFLVAGRSMGFHLGLLSLMCTEIGMITYIYYAELGYKAGLAALIVAFPPVAAYIFLGKTGFIIKPLLEMKINTIPEFFSRKFSKGVRFLIGVIMAIGGILNFGVFPGVEANFINTVTGIPKDYLLITMVAMLTLVLIYTAAGGMVSVIVTNYIQYILLSFGMIFITVYGIFYIGWENIVNAASVNLGETGINPFSPTIFKSNFGFGFIVWQTLFWIALLVGWQAISMRLFSSKDTATGQKIYTWSGLMFLSRGIMPILWGVMAIAVVGTGINSLDALPQLLLKIIPSGFLGIIFAALLAASMSTYASYLLSWSSVVSQDIIGSAVNYFTKKEMDSKTQLIVSRITMTVVMIFIIWWSLFHELEGYLYFYLNMTGMLFIPGVLICVGFGIYWKKARTLGAYLAIIFGAILPMLYLIWPKEVQDYASEIGWGGFVVSLLGMVIGSTIQNIIQPKPIGEN